A single window of Cryptococcus depauperatus CBS 7841 chromosome 2, complete sequence DNA harbors:
- a CDS encoding histone acetyltransferase ESA1: MAPSTPSTPHGRGSSSESGTPAPSVALPGSYSIDDVVPGVKIYVVKPLPNGQAEQRKAEILSTRAKPKPSAFAPPPLADAPLSDPHDETEYYVHYIEFNKRLDEWVGGSRLVFEKEMEWPKPKDETKRKDRPGKTPTSKATSIRTTGSPLPSDSLLKRAATKAASAIGKGVPGKAGTSKLGKASKVGKAGQIPQKRRGKEVTVIESEDDEDNDASGEDDEMDADGSVNMEASDGAIDPNQEVVAAPSNPQAAPHVFSKKQEIEKLRTSGSMTQSHSEISRVKNLNKLQIGKHEVETWYFSPYPIEYAHLPVLYICEFCLLYYPSSTQLRRHRTKCMLIHPPGNEIYCHDGISFFEIDGRKQHTWCRNLCLISKCFLDHKTLYYDVDPFMYYCMTFKDDFGYHLIGYFSKEKESPDGYNVACILTLPQHQRKGYGRLLIEFSYELSKVEGKLGTPEKPLSDLGLLGYRAYWQEKIVELLLQSDYEISLDEIAQKTSITHGDIMHTCQALQMIKYYKNSHIVHLTDAVMEQHRKTMSKPRRSINPAHLKWKPPVFSRAQLVFGF, from the exons ATGGCGCCTTCAACTCCATCCACACCCCATGGTAGAGGAAGCAGCAGTGAATCAGGGACCCCTGCGCCCAGCGTGGCCCTGCCAGGCTCGTATTCAATTGAT GATGTTGTTCCAGGTGTCAAGATCTATGTTGTAAAGCCATTACCTAATGGTCAAGCTGAACAGCGAAAGGCTGAGATCCTGTCAACCCGTGCAAAGCCCAAGCCGTCCGCATTTGCCCCTCCTCCGCTGGCAGACGCCCCTTTATCAGACCCTCATGATGAAACAGAATACTACGTTCATTATATAGAATTCAACAAGCGTTTAGATGAATGGGTTGGGGGAAGTCGGTTGGTatttgaaaaggagatggaaTGGCCAAAACCTAAAGATGAgacaaaaaggaaagatagACCGGGAAAAACACCAACGTCAAAAGCTACATCTATACGAACAACTGGCTCACCTTTGCCGTCTGATAGTCTGTTGAAGAGGGCAGCTACCAAAGCCGCTTCAGCTATAGGAAAGGGGGTTCCAGGAAAGGCAGGTACATCCAAGTTAGGGAAAGCAAGCAAAGTAGGCAAAGCGGGCCAGATACCACAAAAGCGAAGAGGCAAGGAAGTAACAGTGATAGAAAGcgaagatgacgaggatAATGATGCTTCTGGagaagacgatgagatGGATGCGGATGGATCTGTGAATATGGAAGCCTCCGACGGGGCAATAGATCCTAACCAAGAGGTTGTTGCTGCCCCTTCCAACCCTCAGGCTGCACCCCATGTCTTCTCCAAAAAACAGGAAATTGAAAAATTACGGACGTCTGGATCTATGACCCAATCTCATTCCGAAATCAGCCGAGTTAAAAATCTAAACAAACTTCAGATTGGAAAGCATGAAGTCGAAACTTGGTATTTTTCCCCTTATCCTATCGAATATGCTCACCTTCCCGTTCTCTATATTTGCGAATTTTGCCTTCTCTACTATCCATCGTCTACGCAACTAAGACGGCATCGAACAAAATGCATGCTAATACACCCTCCTGGAAATGAGATATATTGCCATGATGGCATATCCTTCTTTGAAATTGATGGACGCAAGCAGCACACTTGGTGTCGAAATCTTTGTCTGATATCCAAATGTTTCCTCGACCACAAAACTCTCTACTATGATGTTGATCCTTTTATGTATTACTGCATGACATTTAAGGACGATTTTGGATACCATCTTATAGGATACTTTtcgaaggagaaggagtcGCCTGATGGATATAACGTCGCTTGTATCCTTACACTTCCACAGCATCAGCGAAAGGGTTATGGCCGGTTACTTATCGAATTTTCTTATGAGCTCTCAAAGGTAGAAGGGAAACTTGGTACCCCAGAAAAGCCTTTGTCTGATTTGGGCTTGCTGGGTTATAGGGCATATTGgcaggaaaagattgtggaGCTGCTTTTACAGAGTGACTATGAGATTAGTTTGGATGAAATTGCCCAAAAGACATCCATTACTCATGGTGATATCATGCACAC TTGCCAAGCATTACAGATGATCAAATATTACAAAAATAGTCACATTGTTCATCTCACTGACGCTGTCATGGAGCAACACAGAAAAACAATGTCTAAACCAAGACGGTCTATCAATCCTGCACATCTCAAGTGGAAACCTCCAGTGTTTAGTAGGGCGCAATTGGTATTTGGATTTTGA
- a CDS encoding E3 ubiquitin-protein ligase RBX1, which translates to MDVDQNAQQLASEKKPRFEVKKWNAVALWAWDIAVDNCAICKSHIMDLCMDCQANQGAESENGCTVAWGICNHAFHFHCISRWLKTRHVCPLDNRQWELQKYGR; encoded by the exons ATGGACGTCGACCAAAACGCTCAACAATTAGCAAGTGAGAAGAAGCCCAGATTTGAAGTAAAAAAA TGGAACGCTGTCGCTCTCTGGGCTTGGG ATATTGCTGTGGATAATTGTGCAATTTGCAAAAGTCACATTATGGATCTTTGTATGGATTGCCAGGCTAATCAAGGAGCTGAGAGCGAAAATG GATGTACTGTTGCATGGGGTATCTGTAAT CATGCTTTCCACTTTCACTGTATCTCACGATGGTTGAAAACACGTCACG TTTGTCCGCTTGACAA CCGACAATGGGAACTTCAGAAATATGGCCGCTGA